Within Populus trichocarpa isolate Nisqually-1 chromosome 6, P.trichocarpa_v4.1, whole genome shotgun sequence, the genomic segment TttgggtggtggtggaggtggaggtggcgTCAATGCGAGTGATGGAGGTGAAGATACCATAGATGTGGGTAGTGGTGGAGGTGGCGTCAATGCGAGTGATGGTGGTGCTGGTGGGTAACTAGGCCTTGTCAGAGGAGGCATAATGGGTGTCGGTGTTGCTGGAGCTGGAGGAGCAGGTTTTGGTGGAGATGGAGGTGGCCAAGAAGTTGATGGTTGCTGAGATGGTGGACTTGTTGGCAGAGGAGGAGAAGGTAGTGGTGGTTGGGGTAGTGATGGTCTCGTTGGCAATGGTGGTGGAGAAGTAACTGATGGTATTTGAGGCTCAGGAAGCAATGTTGGAGGAGGTACTGGAATTATAGGATTGGTAGAAGCCTCGGGTGGTGGAGCTAGCTCCACAGGTGGTGGTGTTGAGGCAACTGGGGGTGATAAAACTGGAATTGTCATTGGTGGTGGCGATAGGACTGGAGTCAGCGGAGGAGGTGTTGGATTGGAAACAGGAGGGATTGCAGGTGgcaacaccaccaccacagGAGATGGTGGGGAAGCAAATGGTGCTATTTGCGGGATTGTTGGTGGACTAGTATTATCCATCCCTGCTGGTGGTTGTGATGGTGGCAAAGGCTGTGAAGTGGCCGCCGGAGAATCCACCGGTGCCGGTGACTCTAATGGTGTTGATGACATTATAAAACTTTATCCCTTGGAATATTAGTGGACGTCTCTTTTAGTACATAGCATGCAATATAGTAGATCAATCAACCCACAATTTAGTTAGTGGGATTCATAGCTGTATTCCTTTATGTGGTGAATTTCTCTAATCAAATGGTTAAGCGCAGAAGTGTTGTtcagttttattattatactgACAGTTGCAGTTAGAATCCTGCTCGTGAACAACTAATTTATGAGCAGCAATCCGGGCAGCAGTTAGTTTTAGTCACAAACTCCAACACctatcaaacaaaacaagagtTAACACTCGAGAAGGTCTGATCTGTATAATGGTCCTAGCCACTGTGGGGCTAGTAGTTTTTgtgtaaaatacaaaaacttttGTGCTTTTGTAGACTATTAGCTCTAGGCAGCTAGCCACCATATAACTCGTTGTCTTTTGCGTATGGTCATGGTCATGCCCCATTAGAACACTTGTTCACATGAATAAGATGCTAGACAATGGGAACTGGGAAGTACAATCCTATTGTAATTTGATTGGTATAATATCAAACTGTGAACATAAACAAAGTCGAGCAACCATGCTTAAATTCCTCTCAGATAACAACATATGGCAGAGATTTGCCGATTAAAATGGCAGCGTAAGCAGGGGACACAACCATTAATCTGTAAAGAAAAACCTCGTCTTCCAAGAAAAAGGTTTTAGAGAGTGTTATCTGATTATATATCTCACTCCATGgcttgagtttaaaaaaaaatagtgcagGCATGGTCCACTGAATGCAAGAGCATAAATGGAATCCACCGAACTACTCGGGTTTCTCCAGGAGGCTACTCGGCATCAATCTTCAGAAAATGGAGGAACTAATTAATGTCAACCTATTAGAGGATCTCATATGCCAACAGCATATCCTTAAATCACATCTTGCGAACCTGTTTTGGCAAATTCAACCCTTGAAACTTCAGTGCTAAATAGACTTCATCATTCAATTGAGCCTGTAATATCCTACCAAGTTAACAGCTTAACAGAGCCCATCTGAATTTGTTAGAGCTTAGCATCAAAAGCCAGGACACTATACTCCTGCCAATTTCATATCCTCCATCAGTAAATTCAATTTCTCCATCAATCCAACTCTTCTGTAACCAGCAACTAACAAATCATAAGTTGATCTAGTGAGCTTATAGTAGCTCTTAATATGTTCCAGAAACAAGTCTAGCCTCTCATAAGCCTCTTGCCTGAAGTAGGAAGAGATAACCTTCTCAACATCACTTGGACTTTTAAATGACATCCCCTGACTCATCATCCTCCCAACAGAGAATTCAACATCATCCAACTTATCCAGCATGGCGTAGAATCTTATAATCCCACAGTGCAGCTGCAATAATGCTTCACCAACCTGATTGAACTCCATTAACATTTCGAGTAGCATCTCCATTTCATCCACTTTCCCAAGCTCAGAATACAGCCTGACAACATTTTCAATCATATTCCCATTGATCTCAAACTTACATTCcagcaaaaaatttaaaaactctttAACTTTATCACAGCTTCCCCGTTTGCAATGCCCTTCCAGCACCCATTCCATTATGTGTAAACTAGGCATAATTCCCAAGGACATCATCTCTTCATATAGTCTATCAGCAGTATCAAAATCTCTAGCCTTAACACAACCAGAAATAAGACACTCATAGTTTTGTAAACTAGCAGAGAAACCAGCAGCCCTTTTCCCCACAAACCATGCTTGCATTTTATTAACATCTCTTAAATTCGAAAACCCTGCTACAAACTTGTCATAAGTTTCAGAATTAGGTTTATAGCTCTCGGAATTCTCCATTATCTCGAACAAGCTAAGAGCTGTTATCACATTGCTTGATAACAAGCAAGCATATAAAAGAGAATTGAAAACTGAAGTTGTGGGTTTAATTCCACGAGCCTCCATCGAAGCAAACACGTGCATTGCAAGCGACACATTTTGAATCTTTCCACAAAGAGATATTAAACTGGAGTATTCATCATGATCTATCTCATTATCATCAAGCATTCTCCCCAATCTCCATTCTAAAACCtgattaatcaaacaaaaaagaaaaaaataagcaacCTCTCCTTTATCTACTAAAGAAATTGAGcaaaaatcataactttataACTCTTAACAACTCAATTCAACCAAACTTTCAGTTCTGTAATAAGCTGAACTTTAcgaaaaataattctaaaagaaATTCCAAACTCTTCCaaaaatgaatttctttaaAACCATCAGTCAAAATTTCAACGACAAATTGAATATTATGATACTTAACCATTTAATCAAGCTCAAATTCTTTGactttatataaaagaaataaccaaacttttttgtatttctctACTCTTTAGTCTTTAATTCTTCTTGAGCTTGCTATACGACCCAAGAACAGAACCAATCACTCATTTTtctctaccaaaaaaaaaacaagaaaaacccaTATTCCCATTTCCACTGTTTTTCTTTCTCACCTGTCATTTCTTACATTTTACaagaagacaagaaaaaaaatgaaaagagaaagtGAGAGTAATCACCAAGTGTGCTTTCTCAGGAGAGGAAGATCTGAGATTGGTAATGAGAGGATCCCATGAAAGTTGAGAACTTTTGAGATTAAAACTGTGGTCTGAATCAAGTGTAATTATGATTTTGGAGGTTGGTGTTTGAAGCAACTTTGAAAGAAGAGGATCAGAAGAAGAAGCGGTGGAAAAGGAGTGCTGGGCTTGGAATGGAATtggaaataataattgaataatttgagGGATTCTTGAACCTCGTTTAGCTAATGATGGAACTCCCCTGAGTACCAACGCCATGGTTTCTACATTATTTCTCAGGTTCAAGTTGCCAAAGTACTTGTATTTTGCAGTCCCAGTAGAGTTAACAGTAGACGACATGTCGTTGATGCGTGACGTGTGGTTTATTTACACCTACGGGTATTCAAGTACTCCCACATTTTTTATACTGTTACGCTAAATTGTAAAATATCcctgaaataaatattttgtttaacaaaaataaattctgaTTTTGCACGCTAAACTTTaagatttcttgaatttattcCTGTATAATAGAAATTGACAGGAAATCTTAAAAATCCTCttgatttctctttctttcgATTTAGGTGGTTGatgtactttaatttttttttttaattaacatgagtGTTCAGATCAATTTACATGTATCTTGattaattctataaattttaaaattaatgattcagtaataatcataaaatttataaaaattaaattgataattttaaaaaattaaattaaccagTAAACTATACCCTCGTAAGTTACCTCATAAGTTTGAATactttaatactttttattagcatagaaagagagaggagtCAGAAGAATGTTATGGGttgtttcattattttattaatagaatCCTAATAAAAAtggcaaattaaaaaaaaattaaaactttaggatgtaaaatcaaggtttttttttagagatattattttatttaagttcaggaaaatatattacaattaaACGTACTactaggggtgattattttcggtttggttcagtttttatcaaaaaaaataaccaaatcaaaaaaaaatttaaaaaaaaaaccaaaaccgggtcaaaccgaccggtttcggttcggtttggttttttagggaaaaaaccggttcaaaccggtttggctcaggttttccggttttggctcggttttttatggttttggctcggtttttcggtttggctcggttttccggtttggctcggtttttttcggtttcggtttgatttggttttttgcttataaaaccgaaaccgaaccgaacttgttggttttttcaaaattttaatcagtttaaacggtttttttttcggttcggttttttcagttatttttttttcggttttctcggtttaatcggtttttcagtttttttgctcatcccTACGTACTACCGAATTACTCACTAAATAATCTTGTGTGTATGTATTaacaattttattcaataaagaattaataaaaataacttttatattaatttttaatttttattcgtttttttttttttacttattaagTACCAAGTACTTAATTTATCTCACAGGCTGTCCTGAGTGGAATAGCCTCTAATCATTTATAAATGCagcaaaaaaaattggaaaaagtagttagtgtttgaaagtgtagttgtacccgtgtttttaaaaaaattaatttttattaaaaattaattttttgtatattttaaatcgtttcgatgtgctgatatcaaaaaaaattaaagataaaaaaatattattttaatttatttcaatacaaaaatattttaaaaaataactacaaccacactctcatgcaAGAATGTCCGGCAGAACCTTGAAGAATTAATTCTAAATAATTGTCGGGAATACCTTACagaaccaaaaacaaatctatCGCCACCATCATCGTTTGGCAGCATTTACAGCATATACGTGTAATGCGTGAGCTAAAATGAAGTATTTTAGCATTTTCATGATGTTTAGAATatctatgaaaaaataaaatcatttctttGAGCTGGATTTTATTCCATAGTTTGTGCATGATATGATCGGAAAGGAATGTGTAGAGGTGGCAGCTCTTGTCATTGCTCTTTGATATTTGGCTTAGAagattatttgtgtttttatgttataaagAGCGAAAATTAAGACCTCACATTATTGTTAAATTAGTTTGAATAAACTCTCATTAATATCATGCTGCAAAATAACCATATGATAAATTCAAGCTTGACCTGCCCTGCTCAGTAGTCACCGGTCAGAACTCAGAATACGGTGGTTGCCAACAAAAACCATACCAGactggttttttctttctaactATATCTTAACAAACAGCTATTGCCAAACAAGGAATGCTAGGTCCAAAGCTGGCTCCATTCCATGGTTCCGTTCCCACCCCACATTCTTGTCTACCCTCATTCCAGGGGCCACCAGTTTAGGATTGCTCaagggagggggagggggagactACAGTGGCAACTAAGATTACAGACACATCTTGATCACAAAGAATAGCTTCACGATGTTAACAGGCACCCAGAAATTACAATGACTTTTGTCCCTAATTTGcttcttacacaaaaaaaaaccctatggAAGCTCAATCACATCggagtgaaaaagaaaagggcaacCCAGTAACACAATCAATACAACAATTACCATGGTTCTATAAAATGTTGAGCAACTGAAATGGAGtttaagcaaacaaaaatatgtgacaagaaaaatcaaaaaggAAGAACTCTTTGTTTTCGATCTCATTGTACACTCATCTACAGCagtccaataattttttttttctcctcattatttcatttttcactTTTCAATCTTCCTtgcagaaacaagaaaaaaaaagccctaCCTACTGGGAGCTCGAGTGAAAAAACTGTGGACATTCATGATGTGCCAAACCTGGACAATGCTGACTGGAACAAAGTAGAGAATGCTTGAGACATGCTCTGATCATCAGCTTTGATAGTTATTTGTGTTTTAGCTGATGATGTGTTGATTTTACACTCTATAAGAAAGATCGATGACTCTTCTGCTTTTTgagcaaagaagaaaaacttcaaGTTGGGTGATTGACCGCCAGATGCAATACATTGGATGGAATGGCCTTGCATATGCCAGAGAAGGGCCTGAGGTGTTGTTAATGCTGCAGCTCCTTGAGGACTTACAGAGAGTTCCTGTAACAATGATCGATCCATCACAAAGATGAGTGCAAGTCCAGTGGGGCTAACTGTAAATAAGTAAGCTAACTGTAAATAAGTAAGCCTACGCATAATGAATCAGAAAGCTATCTCATTCTATCCATAAGTTTCAATACCACAACTTTTACCCCACAAGTCTTGACTTATACTCGGAGCTGGAGACAGAAAAATGAATTCAAGCATTTTCATAAACATAAAGCAAACCTCTGATAAACATATTGGTAGTTGACGCCATTTTTGCTGAAAAGTGCCAGGATCAAGGACAGCTCCGGCATTAAGCTTCAAAGAAGGAGGTGAAGGAGCAGGTGTAGGAGCAGGAGCTGCAGGTAGACCTAAACCAAGTAGATCATCAATGGCCAAGCTAGATTGTGGACTCAGGCCAGCTGCTGCAGGGTTTGAAATTGGCAACTCTGGTTGTACTTGTGTAGCAGTAGATAGCAATGAAGTGTCATATAAAGGAGCTGTGTATGCAGAACCATTGGTACCAGAACCTCTGCTTTCTTCCTTCTCGGAAGTACCTAGAAGCAGATCCTTGTCATTTGCCTCGACTACATGAACTGGAACATCAGATTCTGTCCTGATAGCTAAATTGCCCAGCTCATCTGAAAACTCAAATGGTCCTCGGTGTTCCTTATCAGTGAACATGTATGAGGGctgcaagatttttttaatgtcagtTAATTCAGAACATATCTTGAAACAATTTCAGCTGTTCTACAGAGATACCGGCCAAAAGCAGAAATATGAGGATGGTAATAATGCATGTGGGTTGTAACTAGTGGAACAAAATTTTGTTGAAGTGATTTCAATCGAGCACAATTCAATATctttttgacaataaaaaaagctaGAATATACTAGTAGGAAGGTTTGTTACGTTGTTGAGGTGCTGTTAGATTGTTACAAGAACTGCTTTCTTGATTCTTAATGACTCTGGCACAATCTGAACGTGTGTTTTGAGTATCAGTCTGACACCAGCCTACTCCTCTAAACCTATTTCTTCTTTCTGATCTCTAGACCTTCTTTCAGGtgccccccacccccccccccccccaacaaaAACTTCAAAACAATTCTAAAGGATAATGGCAATGGGTAACCAAGAAGTAAGGATGAGTTAATTAAGTACCAAGGGTACCAAACAGCAGTTACCTTCTGGTACACAACAGAGAGGCtattaaattcatcaaaaatgCGGTCTTTGACTTCACTGCTCTGAGTATCAGCAAAGACAGAAACAGCTTGCTTTGGAGGATTCACAACACGTTCTGCAACTGTTACATTGTGTTGCAATAACCTGTAGTAGAACAAGGCCCTGTCATGAACATCCTGCAGCCAAAtgtgaattaaattgaatatttgaataaaaactaacTATTATTAAAACTAAGATAAACAAAACAGGTTgatccataaaaaacaaaaattgggaGGGTGAAATACTGATCAACCCACACCTGGTGAAAATCAGCAAGACCTGAAGCCAATGCAGCTCCTAATGCTTTCTGAGTCTCAGGTGGCCTCTTGAAAAAACACTTCATTACTGCCGTGAGAAGATGTAAACGGACCTGCACAATTTGATAACTCATTACTTACATGGTGAACAGTATTTTGTTATTCTAATGAAAATGTTTTGCTATGAGCAAAAGCCAGACAAACTCAATCACAGCCATGGATGTGGAAGATTAGGCAAATCATGCCCCTTGTTCTGTATAATGAAAAATCTCATGTCCAATGAGAAAAACAAATGCCAGATGCTAAGATCACTTAGCCAAAGACGTGTGTGAAGACAAGGGGAAAAAACACAGCAAGCCAAGGATAACTTGAGCAAATTTAATTACCTCTGCAGAATGCTCTTCATCCCAATTCTCAGTTAAATTCTCTAGGATATAAGGAGCATCACTCATGTCTTGAGAATATTCCCCTAGCATCCATATAAGAGCAGCTTTGGCCTTCGGTTCTTGAACATTCTGGCTGCTGATATTCCCAACAACTGCAATGCAATCATGACTCCACTGAGGGTATTTCCTTAGAAGATCTTTAACAAGAACCTGAATATCAAAACCCAGCATGTAAATCTGATGCTCATAGTTAAAGTCAAACAAGGGATAGCTGTTTATTTGACTGCATTATGTATTTTCTCAAGGAATCTATAAAGCAGTATGCAGGTGTTTATAGTCTTAACATTGGATAATTGAACCTCCGAAGATTAGTTTCTTACCAGAGCTTCAGCAGTCACATAGTCCTTTTCCATTTCCAGAAACTGAAGAAGCCTATCAACAATAGCATTCACATCATACTGCTGCAGTGCTATTTTTCCAACGGCCCGAATTGACTCTCTTGCAATAGGAATATCAACATTGGCAGCATATTCACACAGCTCGGTCACTGAAATTGACTCAATGAGGACATGCATCAGTCAAACATGTGGAAAGAATATAGAATTGCCCATTCAAATCTTGCCACATAGGCTGCAAAATGACACTGAAAATTTACACTCACCAATTTCATAAGTACTG encodes:
- the LOC7495719 gene encoding pentatricopeptide repeat-containing protein At2g30780, which encodes MSSTVNSTGTAKYKYFGNLNLRNNVETMALVLRGVPSLAKRGSRIPQIIQLLFPIPFQAQHSFSTASSSDPLLSKLLQTPTSKIIITLDSDHSFNLKSSQLSWDPLITNLRSSSPEKAHLVLEWRLGRMLDDNEIDHDEYSSLISLCGKIQNVSLAMHVFASMEARGIKPTTSVFNSLLYACLLSSNVITALSLFEIMENSESYKPNSETYDKFVAGFSNLRDVNKMQAWFVGKRAAGFSASLQNYECLISGCVKARDFDTADRLYEEMMSLGIMPSLHIMEWVLEGHCKRGSCDKVKEFLNFLLECKFEINGNMIENVVRLYSELGKVDEMEMLLEMLMEFNQVGEALLQLHCGIIRFYAMLDKLDDVEFSVGRMMSQGMSFKSPSDVEKVISSYFRQEAYERLDLFLEHIKSYYKLTRSTYDLLVAGYRRVGLMEKLNLLMEDMKLAGV
- the LOC7495720 gene encoding beta-adaptin-like protein A, encoding MAPPAQTNRSPSPSQPSGKSEVTDLKSQLRQLAGSRLPGVDDSKRELFKKVISYMTIGIDVSSVFGEMVMCSATSDIVLKKMCYLYVGNYAKVNPDLALLTINFLQRDCKDEDPMIRGLALRSLGSLNVANLVEYLVGPLNAGLKDNNSYVRIVAVIGVLKLYHISVTTCIDADFPAVLKHLLLNDQDAQVVANCLLALQEIWNGEASTSEEALKEREALLSKPVIYYFLNRIKEFSEWAQCLVLDLAVKYVPADSNEIFDIMNLLEDRLQHANGAVVLATAKVFLHMTLSMTDVHQQVYERIKAPLLTLVSSGSPEQSYAVLSHLHLLVMRAPYVFSSDYKHFYCQYNEPSYVKKLKLEMLTAVANESSTYEIVTELCEYAANVDIPIARESIRAVGKIALQQYDVNAIVDRLLQFLEMEKDYVTAEALVLVKDLLRKYPQWSHDCIAVVGNISSQNVQEPKAKAALIWMLGEYSQDMSDAPYILENLTENWDEEHSAEVRLHLLTAVMKCFFKRPPETQKALGAALASGLADFHQDVHDRALFYYRLLQHNVTVAERVVNPPKQAVSVFADTQSSEVKDRIFDEFNSLSVVYQKPSYMFTDKEHRGPFEFSDELGNLAIRTESDVPVHVVEANDKDLLLGTSEKEESRGSGTNGSAYTAPLYDTSLLSTATQVQPELPISNPAAAGLSPQSSLAIDDLLGLGLPAAPAPTPAPSPPSLKLNAGAVLDPGTFQQKWRQLPICLSEELSVSPQGAAALTTPQALLWHMQGHSIQCIASGGQSPNLKFFFFAQKAEESSIFLIECKINTSSAKTQITIKADDQSMSQAFSTLFQSALSRFGTS